The Coffea arabica cultivar ET-39 chromosome 1e, Coffea Arabica ET-39 HiFi, whole genome shotgun sequence genome has a window encoding:
- the LOC113718905 gene encoding long chain acyl-CoA synthetase 1 — MKKMFAVKVEEGREGRDGLPSVGPVYRNLLAHHHFPPIDPHLSTAWEIFRASVEKYPGNRMLGWRPFLDHKKWGPYAWKTYEEVYGETLCAGSALRAQGIQPGARVGIYGSNCPQWIVAMEACSSQSLICVPLYDTLGPGAVDFIIDHADIDFVFVQDKKVKELLRCKHARRLRSMVCFTSMTEEEKDGAASVGLKSYSWNDFVRMGKENPSDLLPPQPFNICTIMYTSGTSGNPKGVILTHENISTCIRGVDIFMEQFEDKMTVNDVYISFLPLAHILDRMIEEYFFHKGASVGYYHGDISEIQDDLMELKPTFLAGVPRVFERVHEGVLKALEELNPVRRKIFGMLYNYKLNWMKRGYKQKHASPIADLLAFRKVKARLGGRIRLIVSGGAPLGSEVEEFLRVTSCAFVLQGYGLTETCGLTSLGFPDEMCLIGTVGSAFVYNEIRLEEVPEMGYYPLGDRPRGEICVRGKMAFAGYYKNPELTRETIRDGWFHTGDIGEMSENGVITIIDRKKNLIKLSQGEYVAVEYLEKVYCVSPTIEDIWVYGDSFKSMLIAVVVPHEENTVKWARQNGYQDSFSGLCSLNQLQDLILQELRSTAERNKLRGFEHIKAIILEPQPFELQADLMTPTLKKKRDQLLKRYKGEIEGLYEKLSGVKR; from the exons ATGAAGAAGATGTTTGCTGTCAAGGTGGAAGAAGGAAGGGAGGGCCGGGACGGCCTCCCCTCCGTTGGCCCCGTCTATCGGAATCTATTAGCCCACCATCACTTTCCGCCCATCGATCCCCATTTATCCACAGCTTGGGAAATCTTTAg GGCCTCTGTTGAAAAATATCCAGGAAATAGGATGCTAGGATGGCGTCCATTTCTCGATCACAAGAAG TGGGGCCCTTATGCCTGGAAAACCTACGAAGAAGTCTACGGAGAAACTCTTTGTGCTGGTTCAGCGCTACGAGCACAGGGCATTCAACCT GGCGCCCGGGTGGGCATCTATGGATCAAATTGCCCGCAGTGGATTGTCGCCATGGAG GCCTGCAGTTCCCAGAGTTTGATTTGCGTCCCTCTCTACGACACTCTCG GACCAGGAGCTGTTGATTTTATAATAGATCATGCAGATATTGATTTCGTTTTCGTACAGGATAAGAAAGTGAAAGAA CTTTTGAGGTGCAAGCATGCTCGACGACTGAGat CGATGGTTTGCTTCACTTCCATGACAGAGGAAGAGAAGGACGGAGCTGCATCCGTTGGACTGAAATCATATTCTTGGAACGATTTTGTTCGAATG GGAAAAGAGAATCCCTCAGATCTCTTGCCACCGCAGCCATTTAATATTTGTACAATAATGTACACTAGTGGAACCAGTGGAAATCCAAAAGGTGTTATATTGACTCATGAAAACATTTCAACATGCATCAGAGGGGTTGATATTTTCATGGAACAATTTGAAGATAAG ATGACAGTGAATGATGTGTACATATCTTTTCTCCCTCTTGCTCACATCCTTGATCGCATGATTGAGGAATACTTTTTCCACAAGGGTGCTTCTGTTGGTTACTATCATGGG GATATCAGTGAGATACAGGATGATCTAATGGAGTTGAAGCCAACTTTTCTGGCTGGAGTACCTCGAGTTTTTGAAAGGGTGCATGAAG GTGTGCTAAAAGCACTTGAAGAACTCAATCCAGTGAGGAGGAAAATTTTTGGCATGCTTTACAACTA CAAGCTTAACTGGATGAAGCGAGGCTACAAACAGAAACATGCATCTCCAATAGCAGATCTTCTAGCTTTTAGGAAG GTCAAGGCCAGGTTAGGTGGCCGGATTCGTCTGATAGTTTCTGGTGGTGCACCACTAGGCAGTGAGGTGGAAGAATTCTTGCGGGTCACCTCGTGTGCTTTTGTTTTGCAAGGCTATG GGTTGACGGAGACTTGTGGATTGACCAGCCTTGGCTTTCCCGATGAAATGTGCTTGATCGGAACAGTTGGTTCTGCATTTGTATACAACGAAATTCGTCTGGAGGAAGTCCCAGAAATGGGCTACTATCCACTTGGAGATCGTCCTCGTGGTGAGATTTGTGTCAGAGGGAAGATGGCTTTTGCAGGATACTACAAGAACCCGGAATTAACAAGAGAAACTATAAGAGATGGGTGGTTCCACACAg GTGACATAGGAGAGATGTCAGAAAATGGTGTTATAACGATTATCGATAGAAAGAAAAATCTTATCAAGCTATCTCAAGGGGAATATGTTGCAGTTGAATATCTGGAAAAAGTTTATTGTGTTTCGCCAACAATTGAAGAT ATCTGGGTGTATGGAGATAGCTTTAAGTCAATGCTGATTGCTGTTGTGGTACCACATGAGGAGAACACGGTAAAATGGGCACGGCAAAATGGCTATCAAGACTCCTTTTCCGGATTGTGCTCGCTCAACCAGCTGCAAGACCTTATCCTACAGGAGCTAAGGTCCACAGCAGAGAGAAACAAG CTGAGAGGCTTTGAGCATATCAAAGCGATTATTCTGGAACCCCAACCTTTTGAGCTGCAAGCAGATTTGATGACTCCAActttgaagaagaaaagggatCAGTTACTTAAGCGCTACAAG GGGGAAATTGAGGGTCTGTATGAGAAACTCTCTGGTGTTAAGCGCTAA
- the LOC140020651 gene encoding protein AGENET DOMAIN (AGD)-CONTAINING P1-like, producing the protein MQAAAAAGGVENVSFKKGAQVEVSFEEEGFRGSWYTATVLRPVSKKTNKIYLQFHTLVANDEPGSSPLQEHVDLILVRPVPPREPRRSFQVSDEVDAFHNDGWWEGIVIHVSPPPTTPTAPPPITRYSVFFRSSREQLDFPETDLRLHREWVHGKWVPALEPTK; encoded by the coding sequence ATGCAGGCGGCGGCGGCAGCAGGAGGAGTTGAAAATGTTTCCTTCAAGAAAGGAGCACAAGTGGAAGTGAGCTTTGAGGAGGAGGGGTTTAGAGGGTCTTGGTACACCGCCACCGTCCTCCGCCCCGTTTCCAAGAAGACCAACAAGATCTACTTACAGTTCCACACTCTGGTGGCCAACGACGAACCCGGGTCCAGCCCCCTTCAAGAGCACGTTGACCTTATCCTCGTCCGCCCCGTCCCTCCCCGCGAGCCCCGCCGCTCCTTCCAAGTCAGCGACGAAGTCGACGCCTTCCACAACGACGGCTGGTGGGAAGGTATCGTCATCCATGTTTCCCCCCCACCTACAACGCCAACAGCTCCTCCTCCCATAACCAGGTATTCCGTCTTCTTCCGAAGTTCCCGCGAGCAGCTTGATTTTCCCGAGACCGATCTCCGCTTGCATCGGGAATGGGTCCACGGCAAATGGGTCCCTGCTCTGGAACCCACCAAGTAG